Proteins from a genomic interval of Chroococcidiopsis thermalis PCC 7203:
- a CDS encoding phycobiliprotein lyase translates to MNIQEFFELSAGKWFSHRTSHHLAFKQAEDGKSDIVIETLALDCPEVMKLCEQYGIEPGLATCGARVSWNGTMEWDEEKHTGSTVLVSVPDADNPNQGKLLREMGYAEKAPVAGRYMMGGDKALTLITEYETMFSEERLWFASPNLRMRVSVLKRFGGFSMASFTSEIRMGGVQPSAQAVEAFNAS, encoded by the coding sequence ATGAATATTCAAGAGTTTTTTGAGCTGAGTGCTGGTAAATGGTTTTCCCATCGCACCAGTCACCACCTTGCCTTTAAACAAGCTGAGGATGGCAAATCGGATATTGTAATTGAAACGCTGGCGTTGGATTGCCCAGAGGTCATGAAACTTTGCGAACAATATGGAATCGAACCTGGCTTGGCAACGTGCGGGGCGCGAGTCAGCTGGAATGGAACGATGGAATGGGATGAAGAAAAACACACTGGCTCTACCGTGCTGGTTTCTGTCCCTGATGCCGACAATCCCAACCAAGGTAAGCTGTTACGGGAAATGGGTTATGCTGAAAAAGCCCCTGTTGCCGGACGTTACATGATGGGCGGCGATAAAGCACTGACTCTAATTACTGAGTACGAAACCATGTTTTCCGAAGAGAGACTGTGGTTTGCTAGCCCTAATTTACGGATGCGAGTTAGCGTCTTAAAGCGGTTTGGTGGCTTCAGCATGGCTTCCTTTACCTCTGAAATTCGCATGGGCGGAGTGCAGCCATCTGCACAAGCAGTAGAAGCTTTTAATGCAAGCTAA
- a CDS encoding HEAT repeat domain-containing protein, with protein MAHPSTEEISAQLDSPNSRDRMVALAQLRHVPAVEAVPLIKKVLDDEILQIRSMAVFALGIKHTDECYPILVRLLETDADYGIRADAAGALGYLGDPRGVEPLIRAFYEDTEWLVRFSAAVSLGNLKDHRARQVLLQALDSDEIVIQQAAIAAIGEIRDLEAIEPILRFAQAEDWLVRQRLAEALGNLPSPKSVSALKYMEKDNHFQVAEAARISLQRLGEN; from the coding sequence ATGGCTCATCCTAGCACAGAGGAAATTTCTGCTCAGCTAGACAGCCCCAATAGTCGCGATCGCATGGTGGCTTTAGCCCAGCTGCGTCACGTCCCAGCTGTTGAAGCCGTACCTTTGATTAAAAAAGTCCTCGATGATGAGATTTTGCAAATTCGCTCGATGGCTGTATTTGCTCTAGGTATAAAGCATACAGACGAATGCTATCCAATTTTAGTGCGCTTGCTAGAAACCGACGCAGACTACGGCATTCGCGCTGATGCCGCTGGCGCGTTAGGGTATTTGGGCGACCCGCGTGGAGTTGAACCATTAATTCGGGCTTTCTATGAAGATACAGAATGGCTAGTCCGCTTTAGTGCAGCAGTATCGCTGGGCAACCTCAAAGATCATCGCGCTCGGCAAGTCTTGCTACAAGCCTTAGATAGTGATGAAATAGTCATACAACAGGCAGCGATCGCGGCAATTGGCGAAATTAGAGACTTAGAAGCGATCGAGCCAATTCTTCGCTTTGCTCAAGCGGAAGATTGGCTGGTAAGACAGCGTCTAGCAGAAGCATTAGGCAACCTTCCCAGTCCTAAAAGTGTTTCCGCCCTTAAATACATGGAAAAAGACAATCATTTTCAAGTCGCTGAAGCCGCCAGAATTTCACTGCAACGCTTGGGCGAAAACTAG
- the psbD gene encoding photosystem II D2 protein (photosystem q(a) protein), protein MTIAVGRAPSQRGWFDVLDDWLKRDRFVFVGWSGLLLFPCAYLALGGWLTGTTFVTSWYTHGIASSYLEGANFLTVAVSTPANSMGHSLLFLWGPEANWDFTRWCQLGGLWAFVALHGAFALIGFCLRQLEIARLVGIRPYNALAFTGPIAVFVSVFLLYPLGQSGWFFAPSFGVAAIFRFLLFFQGFHNWTLNPFHMMGVAGVLGGALLCAIHGATVENTLFEDGDSSNTFPAFNPTQSEETYSMVTANRFWSQIFGIAFSNKRWLHFFMLFVPVTGLWMSAVGVVGLAVNLRAYDFVSQELRAAEDPEFETFYTKNILLNEGIRAWMAPQDQPHENFEFPEEVLPRGNAL, encoded by the coding sequence ATGACAATCGCAGTAGGACGCGCACCGAGTCAAAGAGGATGGTTTGACGTTCTCGACGACTGGCTCAAGCGCGATAGATTTGTATTCGTCGGCTGGTCGGGGCTATTATTATTCCCCTGCGCCTACCTAGCACTAGGTGGATGGCTGACCGGAACCACATTCGTCACCTCGTGGTACACCCACGGGATTGCTAGCAGTTACCTAGAAGGAGCCAACTTCTTAACCGTAGCCGTATCGACCCCAGCCAACAGCATGGGACACTCATTGCTGTTCTTGTGGGGACCAGAAGCGAACTGGGACTTCACGCGCTGGTGTCAACTCGGCGGCTTGTGGGCATTTGTCGCCTTACACGGAGCATTTGCGCTGATTGGATTCTGCCTGCGGCAGCTAGAAATTGCTCGCTTGGTCGGCATCAGACCATACAACGCATTAGCATTCACTGGACCAATTGCGGTGTTTGTCAGCGTCTTCTTGCTCTACCCCTTAGGACAGTCCGGCTGGTTTTTTGCACCTTCATTTGGAGTCGCGGCAATTTTCCGCTTCTTGCTGTTCTTCCAAGGGTTCCATAACTGGACGCTCAACCCGTTCCACATGATGGGAGTAGCGGGAGTACTAGGTGGAGCGCTGTTGTGCGCGATTCACGGGGCGACGGTGGAAAACACCCTGTTTGAAGACGGCGATAGCTCCAACACCTTCCCCGCTTTCAACCCGACTCAATCGGAAGAGACCTATTCGATGGTGACGGCAAACCGTTTCTGGTCGCAGATTTTCGGGATTGCCTTTTCCAACAAGCGCTGGTTGCACTTTTTCATGTTGTTCGTGCCTGTAACTGGACTGTGGATGAGTGCAGTGGGAGTCGTCGGCTTGGCGGTGAACCTGCGGGCATACGACTTCGTCTCTCAAGAGCTGCGGGCAGCAGAAGACCCCGAGTTCGAGACTTTCTACACCAAGAACATTCTGCTTAACGAGGGCATCCGTGCTTGGATGGCTCCTCAAGACCAACCCCACGAAAACTTCGAGTTCCCTGAGGAAGTACTACCTCGCGGTAACGCACTCTAA
- a CDS encoding AI-2E family transporter, which produces MNRAFLPIQQFLITWLLILVSVSVTLRALGYVGELLSIVISAALIAFLLNYAVAGLQTFLPRTLAAGLVYLGAGFVFAIVALTVVPLVFNQARQLVNNLPTIVDSAQEQLNTFQAWSAQYNLPFDVQLLVSLLLDRLQTQAEAIAVKSLGLAIGTFNWFLDAILILVLSFYMLIDGERVWNSLTSILSPQIRSGLTAALQRNLQRFVSGQLLLGLFMAVTLTIAFSTLRVPFFLLFAVFIGLTEVIPFIGATLGIGTVAIVVAFIDWWLALQVLAIAVALQQIKDNLVAPRIMGNLTGLSPVAIFISLLLGAQLGGFLGVILAIPLTGVAKSLAEIVLDPTLPPQTGSFFHNPFADDVDADAEVDGMTSTKRFSEMEDLSVTDAATEARKNL; this is translated from the coding sequence ATGAACCGCGCCTTTTTACCGATTCAACAATTTCTGATCACTTGGCTGCTAATCTTGGTTTCAGTGTCGGTGACGCTTCGAGCCTTGGGTTATGTGGGCGAATTATTAAGTATTGTCATTAGCGCCGCTCTAATTGCCTTTTTGCTTAACTATGCCGTAGCTGGATTGCAAACTTTTTTACCCCGCACGTTAGCAGCTGGACTCGTCTACTTGGGAGCGGGATTTGTCTTTGCGATTGTCGCGTTGACTGTAGTACCGCTTGTATTTAACCAAGCGCGGCAGTTGGTGAATAACTTACCAACCATTGTCGATTCGGCTCAGGAACAATTAAATACTTTTCAAGCCTGGAGCGCTCAATATAACTTACCCTTTGATGTCCAGTTGCTTGTATCGCTGTTATTGGATCGGCTGCAAACCCAGGCTGAAGCGATCGCAGTTAAAAGTCTAGGCTTGGCGATCGGTACGTTTAATTGGTTTTTGGACGCAATTCTAATTTTAGTCCTCTCCTTCTACATGCTGATTGACGGGGAACGGGTGTGGAATAGTTTGACGAGTATCCTCTCGCCTCAAATTCGCTCTGGCTTAACTGCTGCCTTGCAACGCAATCTCCAGCGCTTTGTCTCAGGACAGCTTTTGCTAGGGTTATTTATGGCTGTCACGCTCACCATCGCTTTTTCAACACTGCGAGTGCCGTTTTTCCTCTTATTCGCCGTTTTTATTGGCTTAACAGAAGTTATTCCTTTTATTGGTGCGACTTTAGGTATTGGTACGGTCGCGATCGTGGTTGCTTTTATCGACTGGTGGCTTGCGCTTCAGGTTTTGGCGATCGCAGTTGCCCTGCAACAAATCAAAGATAATTTAGTTGCACCTCGGATTATGGGCAATCTGACGGGTTTATCGCCCGTGGCTATTTTCATCTCTCTATTACTGGGGGCGCAATTAGGCGGATTTTTAGGTGTGATTCTCGCCATTCCCCTAACTGGAGTCGCAAAAAGTTTGGCAGAAATTGTTCTCGATCCAACTCTACCACCCCAAACGGGGTCTTTCTTCCACAATCCTTTTGCTGATGATGTCGATGCAGATGCTGAGGTGGATGGTATGACTTCAACCAAACGTTTCTCAGAAATGGAAGATCTAAGTGTGACAGATGCGGCAACTGAAGCAAGGAAAAACTTATAA
- a CDS encoding AI-2E family transporter: MNGSKNKLWQWLAIALPFPLLVFNGWLALLVFQYFQPLIAIFGLAAVLAFILNYPVQWLQQRQVQRQYAVFLVFLIALVTSIALGITLIPLLVEELSEGARLLPQWIDAGTAKLKMIDTWVETQQLPFDLTHLTTQVSDRLPDELQFLGEELVMLIIGTIDSVSEAILTVVLTFYLLLDGERLWRGVFGRLPSRWSIPLQRSLQQNFQNYLIGQVALAALVGTAMTLAFVALGVPFGLLFGLGIGAMTLIPFGDVLSFSLVGLLVAVHDFWLGAKTLAVAVVVDQIIDQAIAPRLLGSFTGLSPIGVLIALAVGTKIGGLLGLITAVPIASCLKNLFDLFLPVSEDALNPAETLHFKGSRGKRAEGAGGVEGAEGEN, encoded by the coding sequence ATGAATGGTTCCAAAAATAAATTGTGGCAATGGTTGGCGATCGCTCTGCCATTCCCCTTACTTGTATTTAATGGATGGCTGGCACTCCTAGTTTTTCAGTATTTTCAACCTCTGATCGCCATATTCGGCTTAGCAGCGGTATTAGCTTTCATTCTGAATTACCCCGTGCAGTGGCTTCAACAGCGCCAAGTACAACGCCAATATGCAGTATTCTTAGTCTTTCTCATAGCCTTAGTCACATCGATAGCTTTAGGTATTACCTTAATTCCGCTACTTGTAGAAGAGTTAAGCGAAGGTGCGAGACTACTACCGCAATGGATTGACGCTGGAACGGCAAAGCTAAAAATGATAGACACCTGGGTAGAAACGCAGCAGTTACCTTTCGATCTGACTCATTTAACCACACAAGTGAGCGATCGCCTCCCAGATGAATTACAGTTTCTAGGCGAAGAACTAGTAATGCTAATTATTGGCACGATTGATAGCGTTTCCGAGGCAATTTTAACCGTCGTGCTAACGTTTTACCTCTTATTGGACGGCGAACGGCTTTGGCGTGGTGTTTTTGGACGTTTACCATCTCGCTGGAGTATTCCACTACAGCGATCGCTTCAGCAAAACTTTCAAAATTATCTGATCGGTCAGGTGGCACTAGCTGCACTAGTCGGTACAGCCATGACTTTAGCATTTGTGGCTTTAGGAGTCCCTTTCGGATTGCTATTCGGCTTAGGAATCGGCGCAATGACTTTAATTCCCTTTGGAGACGTTTTAAGTTTCAGCCTCGTTGGACTGTTAGTCGCCGTACATGACTTCTGGCTGGGAGCCAAAACATTAGCGGTAGCTGTAGTAGTTGACCAAATTATCGATCAAGCGATCGCTCCTCGGTTATTGGGTAGTTTTACAGGCTTAAGCCCGATTGGAGTGCTAATAGCTTTGGCAGTAGGGACTAAAATTGGGGGATTACTGGGTTTAATCACAGCCGTTCCGATCGCGAGTTGTTTGAAAAATCTTTTCGATCTTTTCCTCCCCGTGTCAGAAGATGCTTTAAATCCCGCAGAGACATTACATTTTAAAGGGAGCAGGGGAAAGAGAGCTGAGGGAGCTGGGGGAGTTGAGGGAGCTGAGGGAGAAAATTGA
- a CDS encoding energy-coupling factor ABC transporter ATP-binding protein, translating to MAESAIQVRDLCFSWSSGEQVFQSLSLEVPKGEFWMLLGVNGSGKSTLLRLLADLLTPQSGQIGIVHPVGFVFQNPDHQLVMPTVGADVAFGLVEEKLSISQVRQRVTEALAAVNLLELQRRPIYALSGGQKQRVAIAGAIARRCEVLLLDEPTALLDPDSQLDLVAQVQNLVKSRGMTALWVTHRLDELNYCDGAFLLERGCLIDRGEPKRLRQKLMEVAA from the coding sequence ATGGCTGAATCTGCCATTCAAGTTCGGGATTTGTGCTTTAGTTGGTCTAGCGGAGAACAAGTTTTTCAATCTCTCTCTTTAGAAGTACCAAAGGGAGAGTTTTGGATGTTGTTGGGAGTCAACGGTAGCGGTAAGTCTACTTTACTGCGGTTGTTAGCAGACTTGTTAACACCTCAGTCCGGTCAAATTGGCATCGTGCATCCAGTTGGCTTTGTCTTCCAAAATCCCGATCACCAACTCGTAATGCCCACTGTGGGGGCTGACGTGGCTTTTGGGTTGGTGGAAGAAAAACTCTCCATCTCCCAAGTCCGTCAGCGAGTCACAGAAGCGCTGGCTGCGGTAAATTTATTAGAACTACAGCGTCGTCCGATTTATGCCCTGAGTGGAGGACAAAAGCAGCGCGTTGCTATTGCTGGGGCGATCGCCCGTCGTTGCGAAGTTCTGTTGCTTGACGAACCTACAGCCCTCCTCGATCCCGATAGTCAACTCGATCTGGTGGCGCAGGTGCAAAATTTGGTGAAAAGTCGGGGAATGACAGCCCTTTGGGTGACGCATCGTCTCGACGAGTTGAACTATTGCGACGGTGCTTTTTTACTCGAACGCGGCTGTCTGATCGATCGGGGAGAACCAAAACGGTTGCGACAAAAACTGATGGAAGTCGCAGCATAG
- a CDS encoding NYN domain-containing protein, with product MSPPSTQPVLLVDGYNIIGAWQHLKIARDRDGLEAARWQLAEALISYSAFKGLSTQIVFDAQYQQTIGTQEVKTENLSVYYTNFGETADTYIERICAAYYRQYLNRSLCSRLIVATSDRAQQLTVMGYGAEWLSALQLRQEVEAATMRSRRKHKQAKQSSGRFLASAIDPKARQKLAKMRFGL from the coding sequence ATGTCACCCCCTTCGACTCAACCTGTTTTGCTAGTAGACGGCTACAACATCATTGGCGCTTGGCAACACCTGAAAATAGCCCGCGATCGCGACGGACTAGAGGCAGCGCGGTGGCAGTTGGCAGAAGCTTTAATTAGTTACAGTGCTTTTAAGGGATTAAGTACTCAAATTGTTTTTGACGCTCAGTATCAGCAGACTATTGGGACTCAAGAAGTCAAAACAGAAAATCTATCTGTATACTACACCAATTTCGGCGAAACGGCAGACACATATATAGAAAGAATCTGCGCGGCATACTACAGGCAGTATTTAAACCGCTCGCTCTGTTCCCGTTTGATTGTTGCTACCTCCGATCGCGCTCAGCAACTAACTGTAATGGGTTACGGTGCGGAATGGCTCTCAGCATTGCAACTGAGACAGGAAGTGGAGGCGGCTACGATGCGATCGCGCCGCAAACACAAACAAGCCAAACAATCATCAGGGAGATTTCTGGCTTCGGCGATCGACCCGAAAGCGCGGCAAAAGCTAGCTAAAATGCGTTTTGGCTTGTAA
- a CDS encoding vWA domain-containing protein — MKDRDYTLIIDKSGSMSTPDQQGGKSRWEVAQESTLAVARKCEQFDPDGITVYVFSGKFKRYDDVTSAKVSQIFLENDPVGTTNLASVLQDATNNYFQRKAKGQTKPEGETIVVVTDGEPDDRRAVFEVIINATRQMERDEELAISMIQVGSDPQATKFLQALDDQLQGVGAKFDICDTVTLDDLEDMSLAEVLLNAIGD; from the coding sequence ATGAAAGACCGCGACTACACTTTAATTATTGACAAAAGCGGCAGTATGTCCACTCCCGACCAACAAGGGGGTAAAAGTAGATGGGAAGTTGCTCAAGAGTCTACTTTAGCAGTGGCGCGAAAGTGCGAACAGTTCGATCCTGATGGTATTACCGTGTATGTTTTTTCCGGTAAATTTAAGCGTTACGATGATGTAACTTCGGCGAAAGTCTCTCAAATTTTTTTGGAAAACGATCCGGTGGGGACGACGAATTTAGCATCTGTGCTGCAAGATGCAACCAATAACTACTTTCAACGCAAAGCCAAAGGACAGACAAAACCAGAGGGAGAAACGATTGTCGTTGTCACCGATGGAGAACCAGACGATCGCCGTGCGGTGTTTGAAGTTATCATCAATGCTACCCGTCAAATGGAACGGGATGAAGAACTGGCTATTTCAATGATCCAAGTTGGTTCCGATCCGCAAGCCACCAAATTTCTCCAAGCTTTAGACGATCAATTGCAGGGAGTTGGTGCTAAATTTGATATTTGCGACACGGTGACGTTGGACGATTTAGAAGATATGAGTCTAGCTGAAGTGCTATTAAACGCGATTGGTGATTGA
- a CDS encoding salt stress protein, Slr1339 family, producing the protein MDEIDRLLSQLKTENEQPQPAKPNPQPPAAAQSNGAIDRLLEQVKSDYDRQDREQEEIRQAQLKAEQLKQQQIQQQKREALKQTAQKWLKELDPFSPEGLWFERFAEKYESKLAAAIDYLLENPG; encoded by the coding sequence ATGGATGAGATCGATCGCCTCTTATCTCAACTCAAGACAGAAAATGAGCAGCCGCAACCTGCAAAACCCAATCCTCAACCACCAGCAGCAGCTCAATCGAATGGTGCGATCGATCGCTTATTAGAACAGGTAAAATCTGACTACGATCGCCAGGATAGAGAACAAGAAGAAATTAGACAAGCACAATTAAAAGCCGAACAACTGAAACAGCAGCAAATTCAGCAGCAAAAGCGAGAAGCGTTGAAACAAACAGCTCAAAAGTGGCTGAAAGAATTAGATCCGTTTTCTCCTGAAGGATTGTGGTTTGAACGATTTGCTGAAAAATACGAATCAAAATTAGCAGCAGCGATTGATTATTTGCTGGAGAATCCAGGATAA
- a CDS encoding IS1096 element passenger TnpR family protein gives MPAEPQTHYPLCLTGKRACPPEDCGGVWGYAEFLEAIQDPPEAFYLDQVNQQLKRIR, from the coding sequence ATGCCAGCTGAACCGCAGACGCACTATCCGCTGTGTTTAACAGGTAAACGTGCCTGTCCGCCAGAGGACTGCGGTGGAGTTTGGGGTTATGCAGAATTTTTAGAGGCAATTCAAGATCCACCAGAAGCCTTTTACCTAGACCAAGTAAATCAACAGTTAAAGCGGATTCGGTGA
- a CDS encoding DEAD/DEAH box helicase codes for MKIPQLQADLNLESIFPFELDEFQRQAIAALNANRSVVVCAPTGSGKTLIGEYAIYRALSRSKRVFYTTPLKALSNQKLRDFRDRFGADLVGLLTGDVSINRDAPILVMTTEIFRNMLYGTPIGEVGTSLEGVEAVVLDECHYMNDRQRGTVWEESIIYCPPDIQLVALSATIANSDQLTDWICRVHGPTELIYSEFRPVPLEFYFGNPKGIFPLLDPKTGKINPRLRPKKGSSDRKQGPRPETPKLIDTVGHLYSRDMLPAIYFIFSRRGCDKAVEELAGVTLVNLEEAAQLKIQIDEFLRRNPDAGRVGQVEPLYRGIAAHHAGILPAWKGLVEELFQQGLIKVVFATETLAAGINMPARTTVISTLSKRTDRGHRLLNPSEFLQMAGRAGRRGMDKLGHVVTLQTPFEGAKEAVYLATAKPDPLMSQFAPSYGMVLNLLQIHNLAEAKELIERSFGQYLATLYLKPQYDAIAEMEDRLADLQTQMQSVDEDRLNHYEKLRQRLKVERQLLKVLEEQALEARIEQLSLTINFAMSGTLLSLRGKHVQTSTPIPAVLVAKIPGSGQAPYFICLGRDNRWYVAASSDIADLFAEFARLDIPEHLMPPVEMPLKPGQARKGNEETATIAAQIPDLPPWHAAPEVLEQQHRVIAVQEQLTAHPLHHLGNPASILKRKTRIAQLQTEIEERQAELERYAHRHWEEFLHLMEILQRFGALDDLTPTNLGKVAAAVRGDNELWLGLALASGELDNLAPHHLAAAIAALVTETPRPDSWVRYLLSEEVDIALASIRPIRRQLFQLQRRYNVTIPIWLEYDLVALIEQWSLGVEWTDLCANTSLDEGDVVRLLRRTLDLLSQIPHVPFLSESLRRNAYRAIQLMDRFPVNEVLEEE; via the coding sequence GTGAAAATTCCCCAACTGCAAGCTGACCTAAATCTAGAGAGTATCTTTCCGTTTGAGCTGGATGAGTTTCAACGACAGGCGATCGCGGCACTGAATGCCAATCGCTCCGTAGTTGTATGTGCGCCTACGGGTTCTGGCAAAACTTTAATTGGGGAATACGCGATCTATCGCGCCCTCTCTAGAAGCAAGAGAGTTTTTTACACTACGCCGCTCAAAGCGCTATCGAATCAAAAATTACGCGACTTTCGCGATCGCTTTGGGGCAGATTTGGTCGGATTGTTAACAGGCGATGTTTCGATCAACCGTGATGCACCAATCTTGGTGATGACTACGGAAATTTTTCGTAATATGCTCTACGGTACTCCCATTGGTGAAGTGGGAACATCCCTTGAAGGTGTAGAAGCGGTGGTTTTGGATGAATGCCATTACATGAACGATCGCCAGCGGGGGACAGTATGGGAAGAATCTATCATTTATTGTCCGCCAGATATTCAACTGGTGGCACTTTCAGCCACGATCGCCAATAGCGACCAACTGACAGATTGGATTTGTCGCGTTCATGGACCCACAGAGCTAATCTATTCTGAATTTCGTCCCGTTCCGCTCGAATTTTATTTTGGCAATCCTAAAGGAATATTTCCTTTACTCGATCCCAAGACTGGAAAAATCAATCCGCGACTGCGACCGAAAAAGGGTAGTAGCGACAGAAAGCAAGGACCCAGACCGGAAACTCCTAAGTTAATTGACACCGTGGGGCATCTCTACTCTAGAGATATGCTACCAGCCATTTACTTTATTTTCAGCCGTCGCGGTTGCGATAAAGCCGTCGAGGAACTAGCAGGCGTAACGCTAGTTAATTTAGAAGAAGCGGCTCAACTCAAAATCCAAATTGATGAATTTTTGCGCCGCAACCCAGATGCAGGACGTGTCGGACAAGTAGAACCTCTCTATCGCGGTATTGCCGCTCACCACGCGGGTATATTACCAGCCTGGAAGGGGTTAGTAGAAGAATTGTTTCAGCAGGGTTTAATTAAAGTTGTCTTCGCGACTGAAACCCTAGCGGCAGGAATTAATATGCCAGCGCGGACGACAGTAATTTCTACCTTATCCAAACGTACAGATCGCGGACACCGCCTGCTCAATCCTTCCGAATTCTTGCAAATGGCAGGACGCGCCGGACGGCGAGGTATGGATAAGCTCGGTCACGTCGTCACTTTGCAAACGCCATTTGAAGGCGCGAAAGAAGCTGTATATCTAGCCACTGCTAAACCAGACCCGCTAATGAGTCAGTTTGCTCCCAGCTACGGCATGGTGTTAAATCTACTGCAAATTCATAATTTAGCAGAAGCGAAAGAGCTGATCGAGCGTAGTTTTGGGCAGTATCTCGCCACATTGTATTTGAAACCCCAATACGATGCGATCGCCGAGATGGAAGATCGACTTGCCGACTTGCAAACTCAAATGCAGTCGGTCGATGAGGATCGGTTAAATCATTATGAGAAATTGCGACAACGGCTCAAAGTCGAACGCCAACTCTTGAAGGTACTGGAAGAACAGGCATTAGAGGCACGAATAGAGCAATTGAGCCTGACGATTAATTTTGCCATGTCGGGTACGTTATTGAGTTTGCGCGGCAAGCATGTCCAAACATCAACGCCCATCCCAGCGGTGTTGGTAGCGAAAATTCCTGGTTCGGGACAAGCACCTTATTTTATTTGTTTGGGTCGAGATAATCGCTGGTACGTAGCAGCTAGTAGCGATATAGCAGATTTATTTGCCGAATTTGCTCGATTAGATATTCCCGAACATCTGATGCCTCCTGTAGAAATGCCCCTCAAACCAGGGCAAGCGCGTAAAGGGAATGAAGAAACAGCAACAATTGCGGCACAAATTCCCGACCTACCTCCGTGGCACGCTGCACCGGAGGTTCTAGAACAACAACACCGAGTTATTGCCGTACAAGAGCAACTAACAGCCCATCCTTTGCATCATCTAGGCAATCCCGCCAGTATTCTCAAACGCAAGACTAGAATTGCTCAACTGCAAACGGAAATCGAGGAAAGACAGGCAGAGTTAGAACGTTACGCGCACCGTCACTGGGAAGAATTTCTGCACTTAATGGAAATTTTGCAGCGATTTGGGGCTTTGGACGATCTTACGCCAACCAACTTAGGCAAAGTTGCTGCTGCTGTCAGAGGAGATAACGAACTGTGGTTGGGTTTAGCCCTTGCCAGTGGCGAATTAGACAATCTCGCTCCCCATCACCTTGCTGCGGCGATCGCGGCGCTAGTCACGGAAACACCCCGCCCCGATAGTTGGGTACGCTATCTCTTATCAGAAGAAGTCGATATTGCCTTGGCGAGTATCCGTCCGATTCGGCGACAGTTATTTCAATTACAGCGGCGCTATAACGTCACAATTCCAATTTGGTTGGAATACGATTTAGTAGCTTTAATCGAGCAGTGGTCGCTAGGCGTAGAATGGACGGACTTATGTGCTAATACGAGTTTAGATGAAGGTGATGTCGTCAGATTGCTGCGCCGAACGTTAGATTTACTCTCTCAAATTCCTCACGTTCCATTTTTGTCAGAATCTTTACGTCGCAATGCTTATCGGGCAATTCAACTGATGGATCGTTTCCCAGTTAACGAAGTACTCGAAGAAGAATAA
- the proC gene encoding pyrroline-5-carboxylate reductase, whose product MTKQTDSYEPIAMEKSSIKLGIIGGGVMGEAILSRLISGRIYQPLEVIASDPQPSRRNFLQQQYGIQVTTENAKVLSADTVVLAVKPQVFAAISQDLADVSSRGAQLGAPTTTQLPLIISIMAGVTLQQLEKAFPHLPVIRAMPNTPATVGAGMTATALGDRASDVHKQIALQLFSAVGEVVEVSESLMDAVTGLSGSGPAYVAILVEALADGGVAAGLPRNIANQLAQQTVKGTLQLLQETSIHPAELKDRVTSPGGTTIAGVSALEKAGFRSALIEAVVAATRRSRELGNQ is encoded by the coding sequence ATGACAAAACAGACTGATAGCTATGAGCCGATCGCTATGGAAAAATCGTCAATTAAGTTAGGTATTATTGGTGGCGGGGTAATGGGAGAAGCCATTTTATCCCGCCTTATTAGTGGGCGAATTTATCAACCTTTAGAAGTCATAGCCAGCGATCCGCAGCCGTCACGTCGCAATTTTTTGCAGCAACAATATGGCATTCAAGTAACAACAGAAAATGCCAAAGTCTTATCGGCAGATACAGTTGTATTGGCAGTAAAACCGCAGGTATTTGCAGCAATTAGCCAAGACTTGGCAGATGTATCCAGTAGGGGCGCACAGCTGGGCGCCCCTACTACAACACAATTGCCGTTGATAATTTCCATCATGGCAGGCGTAACCTTACAGCAGCTAGAGAAGGCTTTTCCTCATTTACCAGTTATTCGGGCAATGCCCAATACCCCTGCTACAGTTGGCGCAGGTATGACGGCGACCGCTCTAGGAGATCGCGCCAGCGACGTTCACAAACAAATTGCCCTACAACTCTTTTCAGCAGTAGGAGAAGTCGTAGAAGTTTCAGAGTCGCTAATGGATGCCGTTACGGGACTTTCTGGTTCGGGTCCGGCTTATGTAGCCATCTTAGTAGAAGCATTAGCCGATGGTGGCGTAGCCGCAGGCTTACCCCGAAATATTGCTAACCAACTCGCCCAGCAAACCGTCAAAGGCACGTTGCAGCTGTTACAAGAAACAAGCATTCACCCAGCCGAATTAAAAGACCGCGTCACCAGCCCCGGCGGAACGACAATTGCTGGAGTATCAGCCTTAGAAAAAGCAGGCTTTCGTTCTGCCCTAATTGAAGCCGTAGTTGCCGCAACAAGGCGCTCGCGAGAACTAGGGAATCAGTAG